Proteins from one Sabethes cyaneus chromosome 2, idSabCyanKW18_F2, whole genome shotgun sequence genomic window:
- the LOC128737712 gene encoding protein PBDC1, with amino-acid sequence MDVLSRPAEEFGNDGTVEELWAMKAVEHAEVYFNLLCSVDPRQLHLTPYDNEIYDEFRRQFPDMNVAVVNENELKSTEGKTKWRTYMEKFNRLEDYSYGTLLRADASEEFQPGNAILVVRIQFWAIEIARNREGHNDSIRDSFRGRSKKME; translated from the coding sequence ATGGACGTCCTATCGAGACCAGCTGAGGAATTCGGCAACGACGGTACCGTCGAGGAGCTGTGGGCCATGAAGGCGGTCGAGCATGCGGAGGTTTACTTTAACCTGCTGTGCAGTGTCGATCCCCGCCAGCTTCATCTAACGCCGTACGACAATGAAATTTACGACGAATTTCGGCGCCAGTTTCCGGACATGAACGTGGCGGTAGTGAACGAAAACGAACTGAAAAGTACGGAGGGCAAAACCAAGTGGCGAACGTACATGGAGAAGTTCAACCGATTGGAGGACTACAGCTACGGGACCCTGCTGCGAGCCGATGCCAGCGAGGAATTTCAACCTGGTAATGCGATTCTTGTGGTTCGCATCCAATTTTGGGCAATAGAGATTGCGCGGAATCGGGAAGGACACAACGATAGCATACGCGACAGCTTTCGAGGGCGAAGTAAAAAGATGGAATAA
- the LOC128737380 gene encoding NADH dehydrogenase [ubiquinone] 1 beta subcomplex subunit 7: MGNYMSLYLTNPEGTPKPLTEPSFDPNFGFPNGRKQRVMIATEQEMEAAKIPLEDRDYCAHKLIAHRACRADVWPWAYKCAHAKHDYLNCEYEDYIYRMKEYEREKRLLLRKQRIEKKRAKELLA; this comes from the exons ATGGGAAACTACATGTCGCTTTATTTAACCAATCCGGAAGGAACTCCTAAACCGCTCACGGAACCTAGCTTTGATCCTAATTTTGGTTTTCCGAATGGCCGTAAGCAAAGAG TTATGATTGCTACCGAGCAGGAGATGGAAGCTGCCAAAATTCCTTTAGAGGATCGTGATTATTGTGCCCATAAGCTGATTGCCCACAGAGCCTGTCGAGCGGACGTTTGGCCATGGGCATACAAATGTGCTCATGCAAAGCATGATTATTTGAACTGTGAATATGAGGA CTACATTTATCGGATGAAGGAATATGAACGTGAGAAACGTTTGTTGCttagaaaacagagaatagAGAAAAAGCGTGCTAAAGAGCTTCTTGCTTAA
- the LOC128733668 gene encoding vacuolar protein sorting-associated protein 8 homolog — protein sequence MYHLKAPSLHSLIDSEHGSSNDSLLAESLQLDIEELDDEEYSLPAVDQLPTLESVLSEIDSDLDSASALGRCAVDGGSTISGATASDRAVGELGSTPTPSLSDDYMRLESILRHVVLQGVTAQVTSAVDRVDAGLATSCCVSQMIAVGTSHGHILAFDCTQTLKWCCQDGIAHGAVSALGFNEDNSRLLAGFARGSILMIDTFSGDVIRTLNDVITPNTGVLHLRWTNRPALALCSDSGGSVWSLSFTRRLGIRGCDSRCLFSGARGEVCTVEPLLLGDEEHPLKNYTLVALATLSKFFVVMIRPRLKVVKFHPMAGYPDCLPLLAWQMVLIQAADSSRTIDPVLAAARGTDLYFHQISYSSGRISLIFLRHIQLSYRLLALHWLGPKSIACLDTAEVLHLLDVRTNKELESIDLSNVGLMYNSAQFKGLATGGNVSPALALAGGSACYNTVVSHGSQLYLLAGKSLHGVSARAWSDRISYLTSMQRWDEAIELAIDGYRAARGRHRRLAVAKERILRMFDEYLAATRKTPEVCLEAMMACLIEINERNLLWQELYDRLPTADHYLSIVARHIENDELDSIAPSVAQVLCETFWRKRWITRLEGLILKLDWQCLDLHQVLTICRKEKLYRAQMYLNTKALGDYTVSLTDLIPLVRSDSGECDAHHLGNCLLVYISSCLAGRGYPTGDIAPEMIATVKHEVLRCLTVIHSKNAPETELPYPYLRTLLDFDTRETLNVISLAFQEKEFNGELGLSQRQRIINILIEILTPEHASWSQIGCLLNFIAQQIATRQLPENDLLLERVVSYLTRQCQERDGTVMSRREHSEQEQTWLELLRSNCLSHISNEELLQISRQSRCYRVTEHILDQLQRYEEIFDCYLLDEFRHTELFGYIAQYCEDERRQVLPLLIQNFERLLVISAEHTTRVVTDLFMKHLNQLLQLLEHSPERLFIFLRQLLRQGVQLETRDCERYLQLLCQYQPEQVIEFLKSNDSYRLDFAVDTIKSNGMSSALIYLYEKQGDYQSAFSSAVEALKDAPESTAEMCALQVCGLCSRASSLLSEAEREELWFSLLKIILSRSDLTQITKNILTSASEFVDLAKLVQLVLTSGTKTGNFGDIKHVLIGMLSNSAYETVLLETTSRILGKDLHTVLARDRRVARKGLCVKSVKCTICRLKLYSSAKDSVLVFGNCGHALHRECASRFCTVSVDSPSSMDVQNNTTEIKLRCPRCDQVITEKEPVKTVECRVDFGTAEQRRATRTEDPEVLKVSAPPRIGL from the exons ATGTACCACCTAAAGGCGCCGTCGCTGCACTCCCTCATCGATTCGGAGCACGGTTCTTCGAACGACAGCCTGCTGGCTGaatcactgcagctcgatattgAAGAG CTTGACGATGAAGAATATTCCCTCCCGGCTGTGGACCAGCTGCCAACGTTGGAAAGTGTTCTCAGTGAGATCGATAGTGATTTGGACAGCGCCTCGGCGCTGGGTAGGTGTGCTGTGGATGGGGGATCGACGATATCCGGGGCAACCGCAAGTGATCGGGCCGTCGGCGAGCTCGGGTCGACACCGACTCCGTCGCTGAGCGATGATTATATGCGACTGGAATCGATTCTACGGCATGTAGTTCTGCAGGGTGTAACTGCTCAGGTTACGTCAGCCGTGGATCGGGTGGATGCTGGGTTAGCCACATCCTGCTGTGTCTCACAGATGATTGCTGTTGGAACGTCCCATGGACATATATTGGCGTTTGATTGCACGCAAACATTGAAGTGGTGCTGTCAGGATGGTATTGCACATGGTGCTGTTTCGGCGCTTGGTTTCAACGAGGACAATTCGAGATTGCTGGCTGGCTTTGCCAGAGGAAGCATTCTGATGATTGATACGTTTAGCGGTGATGTGATTAGGACTTTGAACGACGTTATCACCCCGAACACGGGTGTGTTGCACCTGCGGTGGACCAATCGGCCGGCGCTGGCATTGTGTTCGGATTCCGGTGGTTCGGTGTGGAGTTTGAGCTTTACCAGACGGCTGGGAATCCGGGGCTGTGATTCGCGTTGTCTGTTTAGTGGAGCCCGGGGAGAAGTTTGTACCGTTGAGCCGCTGTTGCTCGGGGATGAGGAGCATCCGCTGAAGAACTACACCCTGGTTGCGCTGGCTACTTTGAGCAAGTTTTTCGTTGTAATGATTCGTCCCAGATTGAAGGTCGTTAAATTCCATCCAATGGCTGGGTATCCGGATTGTTTACCGCTGCTGGCCTGGCAGATGGTTCTGATTCAAGCGGCCGATTCGTCACGAACTATCGATCCGGTTTTGGCTGCCGCCCGTGGAACGGATCTTTACTTCCATCAGATAAGTTATTCCAGTGGAAGGATTTCACTCATTTTCCTGAGACATATTCAACTTAGTTACCGGCTGCTTGCTCTCCACTGGTTGGGACCGAAGAGCATTGCCTGTTTGGACACGGCGGAAGTGCTGCATTTATTGGACGTGCGAACTAATAAGGAGCTGGAGTCGATTGATCTTTCCAACGTGGGTTTGATGTACAATTCGGCACAGTTTAAGGGGCTGGCTACGGGTGGTAACGTTAGTCCAGCGCTTGCGCTGGCAGGGGGCTCGGCTTGCTACAACACGGTAGTCTCGCACGGTAGCCAGCTGTATTTGCTGGCGGGCAAAAGCCTGCACGGTGTCAGTGCCCGAGCTTGGAGCGATCGGATATCCTATCTGACATCGATGCAGCGTTGGGATGAAGCCATTGAGCTGGCAATAGACGGATATCGAGCGGCTAGGGGCCGCCATCGGCGGCTTGCCGTCGCTAAGGAGCGTATTCTACGTATGTTTGACGAGTATTTAGCGGCTACGCGAAAAACGCCGGAAGTTTGCCTGGAAGCAATGATGGCATGCTTGATCGAGATCAATGAAAG aAATCTTCTATGGCAAGAACTGTACGATCGTTTGCCAACAGCGGATCATTACCTATCGATTGTAGCACGCCACATTGAAAATGACGAACTGGATTCCATTGCTCCATCGGTCGCACAGGTTCTGTGCGAAACTTTCTGGCGCAAACGTTGGATTACCCGATTGGAGGGCTTAATACTGAAGCTGGATTGGCAGTGTTTGGATCTGCATCAGGTACTGACGATCTGCAGGAAGGAAAAACTCTACCGAGCACAGATGTATCTCAATACGAAAGCTTTGGGAGATTATACGGTTTCACTGACGGACTTGATTCCACTGGTGCGGAGCGACAGCGGAGAATGTGACGCGCATCATCTCGGAAATTGTCTGCTGGTGTACATATCCAGTTGCCTCGCCGGACGGGGTTATCCCACCGGGGATATTGCCCCGGAAATGATTGCTACAGTCAAGCATGAGGTGCTGCGATGCTTGACTGTGATCCACTCCAAAAATGCCCCCGAAACGGAGCTACCCTATCCGTATTTGCGAACACTGCTCGATTTTGACACGAGAGAAACGTTAAACGTGATATCGCTGGCGTTTCAGGAGAAGGAATTCAATGGTGAACTTGGGCTGTCACAGCGTCAGCGGATTATTAACATTTTGATTGAAATACTGACGCCGGAGCATGCCAGCTGGTCGCAAATCGGGTGTCTGTTGAATTTTATCGCTCAGCAGATTGCCACGCGACAGTTGCCGGAAAACGATCTGCTGCTCGAGCGAGTGGTTAGCTATTTGACGCGGCAGTGCCAGGAACGAGACGGTACGGTGATGTCTAGACGGGAACATTCCGAGCAGGAGCAAACCTGGCTCGAGCTGCTGCGCTCCAACTGCCTTAGTCACATTTCGAACGAGGAACTGTTGCAGATTTCGCGCCAGAGTAGGTGCTATCGTGTGACGGAGCACATTCTCGATCAGCTGCAACGGTACGAGGAGATTTTCGACTGTTATCTGTTGGACGAATTCCGACACACGGAGCTGTTCGGTTATATCGCTCAGTACTGCGAGGACGAACGGAGGCAAGTTTTGCCTCTGTTGATCCAAAATTTTGAACGTCTATTGGTCATAAGCGCCGAGCACACGACCAGGGTCGTCACAGATCTGTTTATGAAGCATCTTAATCAGCTTCTTCAGCTGCTGGAGCATTCTCCGGAGAGGCTGTTCATATTCCTGCGACAGCTGCTGCGGCAGGGGGTTCAGTTGGAGACGCGTGATTGCGAACGCTACCTGCAGCTGCTCTGTCAGTACCAACCGGAGCAGGTGATCGAGTTTTTGAAATCGAACGATTCCTACCGGCTGGATTTCGCTGTCGACACCATCAAAAGCAACGGCATGAGTAGCGCGCTGATCTACCTGTACGAAAAGCAAGGCGACTATCAGTCGGCTTTCAGCAGTGCCGTGGAAGCTCTGAAGGATGCACCGGAAAGTACTGCGGAAATGTGCGCTCTGCAG GTTTGCGGCCTTTGCAGCCGCGCATCTTCCCTACTGTCGGAGGCGGAACGTGAAGAGCTGTGGTTTTCGCTGCTAAAAATCATCCTTTCACGTAGCGATCTCACGCAGATAACGAAGAACATTCTCACCTCAGCGAGCGAATTTGTCGATCTGGCCAAGCTGGTCCAGCTGGTACTGACTTCCGGTACCAAAACGGGCAACTTCGGTGACATCAAGCACGTGCTCATCGGGATGCTATCGAATTCGGCCTACGAAACCGTCCTACTGGAAACTACGTCCCGTATTCTGGGGAAAGATTTGCACACCGTACTGGCCCGGGACAGACGCGTCGCTCGGAAGGGCCTCTGCGTGAAATCGGTCAAGTGTACCATCTGTCGGTTGAAACTGTACAGTTCGGCTAAGGATTCGGTGCTGGTCTTCGGCAACTGTGGGCACGCTTTGCACCGAGAATGTGCCAGTCGTTTTTGTACCGTTTCAGTGGATTCACCCTCGTCGATGGACGTTCAGAACAATACGACAGAGATCAAGCTGCGGTGCCCCCGCTGCGATCAAGTAATAACCGAAAAGGAACCGGTCAAAACCGTCGAATGTCGTGTTGATTTTGGAACGGCAGAACAGCGACGCGCCACGCGCACCGAAGATCCGGAAGTTTTGAAAGTCAGTGCACCTCCCCGGATCGGGCTGTGA
- the LOC128737725 gene encoding adenosine 5'-monophosphoramidase HINT3-like — protein sequence MASARVLERCIFCQIATGKDPGTSILFQNERICIFKDIRPAADVHLLAIPGHHIEDVRSLSASDRSLLEEFRAELSNVLRDQFQTDPAGALFGFHIPPFTTVKHLHMHAMTPTSSMGFISRMIFKPGSRWFNTDQDVLDKYTPLLVDDQTKPES from the exons ATGGCTTCCGCTCGAGTACTGGAACGGTGCATCTTCTGCCAGATTGCCACCGGAAAAGATCCTGGGACAAGCATCCTGTTCCAAAACGAacgaatttgtattttcaaagACATTCGCCCGGCAGCGGACGTGCACCTGCTGGCCATTCCGGGCCACCACATCGAGGACGTCCGGTCGTTGTCGGCCAGCGATAGGTCACTGT TGGAAGAGTTCCGAGCGGAGCTGAGCAACGTCCTACGGGACCAGTTCCAAACCGATCCGGCCGGTGCCCTGTTCGGGTTCCATATTCCACCGTTCACCACGGTGAAACACCTGCACATGCACGCGATGACTCCGACCTCCAGTATGGGGTTCATATCGAGGATGATTTTCAAGCCCGGCTCGCGGTGGTTTAACACG gACCAAGACGTGCTGGACAAGTACACCCCGTTGTTGGTGGATGATCAAACAAAACCAGAATCCTAG